Proteins encoded within one genomic window of Gloeobacter kilaueensis JS1:
- a CDS encoding class I SAM-dependent methyltransferase, whose product MVSFPKARRDDETDDSLFYRDPRLVQHIDMGFILQLQAIFRRYLPQNAVLLDLMSSWVSHLPEDLKTAKVVGHGMNAVELAANPRLDEFFVQNLNADPVLPLVDDSFDGVLNTVSVQYLVDAVRVFQEVRRVLKPGGVAIVSFSNRMFPTKAVDRWKERSDEERLDLVQQYLLGAGGFEQIETHVHAARGLSAWFLPQSDPFFCVTARKAG is encoded by the coding sequence ATGGTCAGTTTTCCAAAAGCCCGCCGCGACGACGAGACCGACGACAGTCTTTTTTACCGCGATCCGCGTCTGGTTCAGCACATCGACATGGGGTTCATCCTGCAGTTGCAGGCCATCTTCCGGCGCTATCTGCCCCAGAACGCCGTGCTGCTTGACTTGATGAGCAGCTGGGTCTCCCACCTGCCGGAGGATCTCAAGACTGCGAAGGTAGTGGGCCACGGCATGAATGCGGTGGAACTGGCCGCCAACCCGCGCCTTGACGAATTTTTTGTCCAGAATCTCAACGCCGATCCGGTGCTGCCACTCGTGGACGATAGCTTCGACGGCGTGCTCAACACGGTCTCGGTGCAGTATCTGGTCGATGCGGTGCGCGTGTTTCAAGAAGTGCGCCGCGTCCTCAAGCCGGGGGGCGTCGCAATTGTCAGCTTCTCTAATCGCATGTTTCCGACCAAGGCGGTAGACCGCTGGAAGGAGCGCAGCGACGAGGAGCGGCTCGATCTGGTGCAGCAGTACCTGCTCGGGGCCGGGGGCTTTGAGCAGATCGAAACCCACGTCCACGCCGCCCGTGGCCTGAGCGCCTGGTTCTTGCCCCAGAGCGATCCGTTCTTCTGCGTGACCGCCCGCAAGGCTGGTTGA
- a CDS encoding SAM hydrolase/SAM-dependent halogenase family protein: MAIITLLSDFDLQDGYVAAMKGAIATLAPDARIIDITHRIPRQDVAAARFQLLTTCPYFPAGTIHVAVVDPGVGTRRRAIALRTATATFVGPDNGLFGGVLAGGVLAAVELGERRFWRTENPSTTFHGRDIFAPVAAHLASGVGLEQLGPSIDPQTLVELELPDWSPSADGGSGVIQAIDHFGNLITNIPAQATAARSWRLTVGEHELRAVTTYGEGELGEAVALVGSHGFIEIAVSGGSAAAMLALRPGDPVEFVWQEAEP; encoded by the coding sequence ATGGCGATCATCACGCTCCTGAGCGACTTCGATCTGCAGGATGGCTACGTGGCGGCGATGAAGGGCGCAATTGCAACCCTGGCTCCGGACGCCCGCATCATCGATATCACCCACCGCATTCCCCGCCAGGACGTGGCCGCTGCCCGCTTTCAACTGCTCACCACCTGCCCGTACTTTCCTGCCGGAACGATTCATGTGGCCGTAGTCGATCCAGGTGTGGGCACCCGCCGCCGGGCGATCGCCCTGCGCACGGCGACGGCAACTTTTGTCGGGCCAGACAACGGCCTTTTTGGCGGAGTTCTCGCTGGAGGCGTGCTTGCGGCTGTGGAACTCGGCGAGAGGCGCTTCTGGCGCACTGAAAACCCGAGCACGACCTTTCATGGCCGGGATATCTTTGCGCCGGTGGCCGCCCACCTCGCCTCAGGGGTAGGGCTGGAGCAGTTGGGACCATCTATAGATCCTCAAACCCTCGTGGAGCTTGAGTTGCCCGATTGGTCCCCTAGCGCCGACGGCGGCAGCGGAGTGATCCAGGCTATCGATCACTTCGGCAACTTGATCACCAATATTCCTGCCCAGGCGACCGCTGCGCGAAGCTGGCGGCTCACGGTTGGCGAACACGAGTTGCGGGCCGTCACCACCTACGGCGAGGGCGAGTTGGGGGAGGCCGTTGCCCTGGTGGGCAGCCACGGCTTTATCGAAATTGCCGTGAGCGGTGGCAGCGCCGCCGCAATGCTTGCGCTGCGGCCCGGCGATCCGGTCGAATTTGTCTGGCAGGAAGCGGAGCCTTGA
- a CDS encoding cytochrome c oxidase subunit II — MNRRNWIPSPTTVWRVLLLVGAVAAVVLISLWFGKNVNILLPGAGTAEARAVDGLFRLMVVIASIITLSILAFLVYAGFAFKRDPNDYSDGPPIDGSLPLEITWTLIPVVLVAFLSIYSFDVYRQLTRSNPQVGGLHLHLFSNPFKGARAQAAQVTDSPKLGPPRPGGPPPLTVNVEAVQWAWIFTYPDSKVTGSELHLPLNRPVILKMTAKDVIHGFWVPEFRLKQDVIPGRTSELRILPTRPGQYVLECTQLCGTYHGVMRATVFVDKPADFDKWLRSQSSTASQPVEKPLSPVASAALVRHLKPLKGSL, encoded by the coding sequence ATGAATCGCCGTAACTGGATTCCGAGCCCGACCACTGTCTGGCGCGTGCTGCTACTGGTGGGGGCGGTGGCGGCGGTGGTGCTCATCAGCCTCTGGTTTGGCAAAAATGTCAATATTTTACTGCCGGGGGCCGGTACGGCGGAGGCGCGGGCGGTCGATGGGCTGTTTCGCCTGATGGTCGTCATCGCCTCGATCATCACCCTCTCGATTCTCGCCTTTCTGGTCTACGCCGGTTTTGCCTTCAAGCGCGACCCGAACGATTACAGCGACGGCCCGCCCATCGATGGCAGCCTGCCGCTTGAAATTACCTGGACACTCATTCCGGTGGTGCTGGTCGCCTTCTTGAGCATCTACAGTTTCGATGTCTACCGCCAGCTCACGCGCAGCAATCCCCAGGTGGGCGGGCTGCACCTGCACCTGTTCTCCAATCCGTTCAAGGGCGCTCGGGCCCAGGCGGCCCAGGTGACCGACTCGCCAAAGCTCGGGCCGCCCCGTCCGGGGGGACCGCCGCCGCTCACGGTAAACGTCGAGGCGGTGCAGTGGGCCTGGATCTTTACCTATCCCGACAGCAAAGTGACCGGCAGCGAGCTGCACTTGCCCTTAAACCGGCCTGTGATCTTGAAGATGACCGCCAAAGATGTCATCCACGGCTTCTGGGTGCCCGAGTTTCGCCTCAAGCAGGATGTGATTCCGGGCCGCACCTCCGAGTTGCGGATTTTACCCACCCGGCCCGGCCAGTACGTGCTCGAATGCACCCAGCTGTGCGGCACCTACCACGGCGTCATGCGGGCGACGGTCTTTGTCGATAAACCAGCCGACTTTGATAAGTGGCTCCGCTCCCAGTCGTCCACCGCCAGTCAGCCGGTAGAAAAGCCGCTCTCGCCCGTCGCCAGCGCCGCCCTCGTCCGCCATCTCAAACCACTGAAAGGATCGCTATGA
- a CDS encoding ribbon-helix-helix protein, CopG family, with protein MAEKKKLTVNLSDDALADLEQIAKAQGITLTEAIRKALATEGYLLRETKLGRKILVQDPSTKEIRELVFR; from the coding sequence ATGGCAGAGAAGAAAAAGCTTACAGTGAATTTGTCTGATGATGCCCTTGCAGACTTGGAGCAAATTGCAAAAGCGCAAGGTATCACTTTGACTGAAGCTATCCGCAAAGCTCTTGCTACTGAAGGGTACCTTCTCAGAGAGACGAAGTTAGGTCGTAAGATTCTTGTGCAAGATCCTTCTACCAAAGAGATCCGCGAGCTCGTCTTTAGATAA
- a CDS encoding homogentisate phytyltransferase translates to MPLTLSAFWKFTRPHTLYGTAISLLGVYLLFCAETGSNFVQGLTALLVAEGSCLCANVYIVGLNQLTDVAIDRINKPYLPVASGEITERTGAVLVSVLLAVALVVAGWANRFLLATVAMSALIGTAYSLPPLRLKRFALFASLCIFSVRGLIVNLGIWCYLLEWTGRPIVLAPSILILSLFVTLFTFVIAIFKDIPDTEGDSRYLISTFSVQLGRRFIFNLSSLLLVGNYLLAVLLAAFVLKPAGLFFLGTAHAVLAAFFLYRRRQVNLKDNQAVADLYQFIWKLFYLAYLIFPLAWWLGHSVGFPA, encoded by the coding sequence ATGCCGCTGACGCTGAGCGCTTTTTGGAAATTCACCCGGCCCCATACCCTCTACGGCACCGCCATCAGCCTGCTCGGGGTGTATCTGCTGTTCTGTGCCGAGACGGGCAGCAATTTTGTCCAGGGGCTCACGGCGCTGCTGGTGGCGGAGGGGAGCTGTCTTTGCGCCAACGTCTACATCGTCGGGCTCAACCAGCTTACCGACGTTGCGATCGACCGGATCAACAAGCCCTACCTGCCGGTGGCGAGCGGTGAGATTACGGAGCGCACCGGTGCGGTGCTGGTGAGCGTCCTGCTCGCCGTTGCCCTGGTTGTGGCCGGGTGGGCGAACCGCTTTTTGCTCGCGACAGTTGCCATGAGCGCCCTCATCGGCACCGCCTACTCGTTGCCGCCTCTGCGGTTGAAGCGCTTTGCCCTGTTTGCCTCGCTCTGTATATTTAGCGTGCGCGGCTTGATCGTCAATCTGGGCATCTGGTGCTACCTGCTGGAGTGGACCGGCAGGCCCATCGTCCTCGCTCCATCGATCTTGATCTTGAGTTTGTTCGTGACGCTCTTTACCTTCGTCATCGCCATCTTCAAGGACATCCCCGACACCGAGGGCGACAGCCGCTACCTGATCTCGACGTTTTCGGTGCAGTTGGGGCGGCGGTTTATCTTCAACCTTTCCAGTCTGCTTCTGGTGGGCAATTATCTGCTGGCCGTTCTGCTCGCCGCCTTTGTGCTGAAGCCCGCTGGTCTATTTTTCTTGGGCACGGCCCACGCCGTCCTGGCCGCCTTTTTTCTCTACCGGCGCAGACAGGTCAATCTCAAGGACAACCAGGCGGTGGCGGATCTCTACCAGTTCATCTGGAAACTTTTTTACCTGGCCTACTTGATCTTTCCGCTCGCCTGGTGGCTGGGCCACAGCGTCGGTTTCCCCGCCTGA
- a CDS encoding chlororespiratory reduction protein 7: protein MAEELYYVLLRTGADQQFVTEGELVALLSDVVGRAEKLEGKALAERVRFLIDTACDYPLEPGQYFEWYVTRLEKS from the coding sequence ATGGCTGAGGAGCTGTACTACGTGCTCTTGCGCACCGGGGCGGATCAACAGTTCGTCACCGAGGGTGAACTGGTGGCGCTCTTGAGCGATGTGGTGGGACGGGCCGAAAAACTTGAGGGCAAGGCGCTGGCGGAGCGGGTGCGCTTTCTTATCGACACGGCCTGCGACTACCCGCTGGAGCCAGGGCAATATTTTGAGTGGTACGTCACCCGCCTCGAAAAATCGTAG
- a CDS encoding CGNR zinc finger domain-containing protein, translated as MKSACLELLNSEEHDYRGSGLTTDRMNDRYWLPAFLKRWNLETDPSPGEEERAGLIALRSLLRAMVMQRAADAPLSAEQVKAFNALLLPVPLRYHLGEQGGGYRLELLPVVRDWQWVLSEIALSFAEVLVDPQRFRRLKVCENHDCRWVFYDRSKGCTRRWCEDSTCGNLLKVRRFRKRQAASRAEK; from the coding sequence TTGAAAAGTGCCTGTCTCGAATTGCTCAACAGCGAAGAGCACGACTATCGCGGCAGTGGCCTTACCACCGACCGGATGAACGATCGCTACTGGTTGCCGGCGTTTCTCAAGCGCTGGAATCTAGAGACGGACCCATCTCCTGGCGAGGAGGAGCGCGCCGGCTTGATTGCTCTGCGATCGCTTCTGCGGGCAATGGTGATGCAGCGGGCAGCGGACGCGCCTCTTTCAGCTGAGCAGGTCAAGGCGTTCAACGCGCTGCTGTTGCCGGTGCCGCTCCGCTATCACCTGGGAGAGCAGGGCGGAGGGTACCGGCTCGAACTGCTGCCGGTGGTGCGTGACTGGCAGTGGGTGCTCTCGGAGATCGCTCTGTCCTTCGCCGAGGTGCTGGTCGATCCACAGCGCTTCAGGCGATTGAAAGTCTGTGAGAACCACGACTGTCGGTGGGTCTTCTACGATCGGAGCAAAGGCTGCACCCGGCGCTGGTGCGAGGACAGCACCTGCGGCAATCTCCTGAAGGTGCGTCGATTTCGTAAGCGCCAGGCCGCGTCTAGAGCGGAAAAGTAA
- a CDS encoding tetratricopeptide repeat protein, producing MNDSFRVVYLLGLAVLLGWLAWQIFRQVRRNVGVEGVINKLQPKLKSGQGTAEDFYELGCAYLEKRLYIDAIDDFKKAINLNPEFAEAYNNLGFCYFQQSQYDLAIRQYKEAVRFKANYASALNNLGHAYEMKGQAAQALEAYDQVLAVQPTNATAERRARALRKRVPSAAADG from the coding sequence ATGAACGATAGTTTCCGGGTCGTCTATCTGCTGGGTCTGGCGGTGTTGCTGGGCTGGCTGGCCTGGCAGATCTTCCGGCAGGTGCGGCGCAACGTCGGCGTCGAAGGGGTGATCAATAAGCTCCAGCCCAAGCTCAAAAGCGGCCAGGGCACAGCCGAAGATTTTTACGAATTGGGCTGCGCCTACCTTGAAAAGCGGCTCTACATCGACGCGATCGACGATTTCAAAAAAGCGATCAACCTCAATCCCGAATTTGCCGAAGCTTACAACAACCTTGGCTTCTGCTACTTCCAGCAGAGCCAGTACGATCTGGCAATTCGTCAATACAAAGAAGCGGTGCGCTTCAAGGCCAATTACGCTTCGGCGCTGAATAATCTCGGCCACGCCTACGAGATGAAGGGGCAGGCGGCCCAGGCTCTCGAAGCCTACGATCAGGTGCTGGCGGTCCAACCGACCAACGCCACGGCAGAACGCCGGGCGCGGGCCTTGCGCAAGCGGGTGCCCTCCGCTGCTGCCGATGGCTGA
- the ctaD gene encoding cytochrome c oxidase subunit I: protein MTGVSPAQQLGKQPPTDWRRYFSFSTDHKVIGIQYLVTSFTFYLLGGLMAMVIRAELLTPESNVVSQNGYNGLFTLHATIMIFLWIIPTSAGLGNYLVPLMIGARDMAFPTLNAISFWLIPPAGLVLLSSYLTPGGPPQAGWWSYPPLSLQQVQVGDKLVFNYGQSLWIGSLTLLGISSILAALNFIATILAMRTRGMTLFRMPVFVWNTLVTSIITLMGVPVLTAALVLLWFDLNLGTGFFNPAMGGDPVVYQHMFWFYSHPAVYIMILPAMGVISEILPTFARKPLFGYQVIVLSTIAIAVIGFMVWVHHIFTSGTPDWMRMFFMITSMTIAVPTGIKVFNWTGTIYGGKLWLTTPMLFAMGFVGMFVAGGVTGVMLASVPVDIHVSNTYFVVAHLHYVLFGGSVLGLYAGIYYWFPKMTGRMLNETLGKIHFWTTLIGLNVTFLPMHQVGLLGMPRRVAEYLPQFTLENVIISIGAFALGISTLPFLLNVLISGLLGKKAGNDPWRSHGLEWTVPSPPPLENFEVLPVVEAGPYEYGIVGKGAGPNDPSE from the coding sequence ATGACCGGAGTATCCCCGGCTCAGCAACTGGGCAAGCAGCCGCCCACCGACTGGCGGCGCTACTTCAGCTTCAGCACCGATCACAAAGTCATCGGCATTCAGTACCTGGTCACCTCGTTTACCTTCTACCTGCTGGGCGGCCTGATGGCGATGGTGATCCGCGCCGAACTGCTCACCCCCGAGTCGAACGTCGTGAGCCAGAACGGCTACAACGGCCTGTTCACCCTGCACGCGACGATCATGATCTTTCTTTGGATCATCCCGACCTCGGCGGGGCTCGGTAACTACCTGGTGCCTCTGATGATCGGGGCGCGGGACATGGCCTTTCCGACCCTGAACGCGATCAGCTTCTGGCTGATTCCACCGGCGGGGCTGGTGCTGCTTTCGAGCTATCTGACCCCAGGCGGGCCGCCCCAGGCGGGCTGGTGGTCCTATCCGCCCTTGAGCCTGCAGCAAGTGCAGGTGGGCGACAAGCTGGTCTTTAACTACGGCCAGTCCCTCTGGATCGGCAGCCTGACGCTGCTGGGCATCTCCTCGATTCTGGCTGCCCTCAACTTTATAGCGACGATTCTGGCGATGCGCACCAGGGGGATGACCCTGTTTCGGATGCCGGTCTTTGTCTGGAACACCCTCGTCACTTCGATCATCACGCTCATGGGTGTGCCGGTGCTCACCGCCGCCCTGGTGCTTCTGTGGTTCGATCTCAACCTTGGCACGGGCTTTTTTAACCCGGCGATGGGGGGCGATCCGGTGGTCTACCAGCACATGTTCTGGTTCTACTCCCATCCGGCGGTCTACATCATGATTCTGCCCGCGATGGGCGTAATTTCCGAGATTCTGCCGACCTTTGCCCGCAAGCCACTCTTTGGCTATCAGGTCATCGTGCTCTCGACGATCGCCATCGCCGTCATCGGCTTTATGGTCTGGGTGCATCACATCTTCACCTCCGGTACCCCGGACTGGATGCGCATGTTCTTTATGATCACCTCGATGACGATCGCCGTGCCCACCGGCATCAAGGTCTTCAACTGGACCGGGACGATCTACGGCGGCAAGCTCTGGCTCACCACGCCGATGCTCTTTGCGATGGGCTTTGTCGGCATGTTCGTCGCGGGCGGCGTGACCGGCGTCATGCTCGCCTCGGTGCCGGTGGACATCCACGTGAGCAATACGTACTTTGTCGTCGCCCACCTGCACTACGTGCTGTTCGGCGGCAGCGTGCTCGGCCTTTATGCCGGGATTTATTACTGGTTTCCCAAGATGACCGGGCGGATGCTCAACGAGACGCTGGGCAAGATCCACTTCTGGACGACTCTTATCGGCCTGAACGTCACCTTCTTGCCGATGCATCAGGTGGGACTATTGGGAATGCCGCGCCGGGTGGCGGAGTACCTGCCGCAATTTACCCTCGAAAACGTGATTATCAGCATCGGCGCTTTTGCCCTCGGTATCTCGACGCTGCCCTTTTTGTTGAACGTGCTCATCAGCGGCCTGCTCGGCAAAAAAGCCGGCAACGACCCCTGGCGCTCCCACGGCTTAGAGTGGACCGTGCCCTCGCCGCCGCCCCTCGAAAACTTCGAGGTGCTGCCGGTGGTCGAAGCCGGTCCCTACGAGTACGGCATCGTCGGCAAGGGAGCCGGACCGAACGATCCCTCAGAATAA
- a CDS encoding GFA family protein: MEAPLTGGCLCGAVRYAVHSPLTTVTNCHCGQCRRFSGHFGAYTGTDRDGVELLESSGLKWYASSEIAERGFCGVCGSSLFWRARTGNSIAILPGTLDGPTGLRTVAHIYTAFAGDYYQIDDDLRKLETE; the protein is encoded by the coding sequence ATGGAAGCACCATTGACGGGTGGCTGTTTGTGCGGTGCGGTGCGCTACGCCGTCCACAGTCCGCTCACGACCGTCACCAACTGCCACTGCGGCCAGTGCCGCCGCTTCAGCGGCCACTTCGGCGCTTATACCGGTACCGATCGCGACGGGGTGGAGTTGCTCGAAAGTTCAGGTTTGAAGTGGTATGCCTCGTCGGAGATTGCGGAGCGGGGCTTCTGTGGCGTGTGTGGCTCCAGTTTGTTCTGGCGGGCCAGGACGGGCAATTCGATCGCCATCCTCCCCGGTACCCTCGATGGACCGACGGGCCTCAGGACGGTCGCCCATATCTATACAGCTTTTGCAGGCGATTACTATCAGATCGACGACGACCTGCGCAAGCTGGAGACAGAATAG
- a CDS encoding SirB1 family protein: MNLPPARQRFYEILQQPESQIDLAEAALYIAQEARPDLDVEEYLNALQTMAEEVRERVQDERYPLRILQGINRYLYEDLGFCGDEQNYYDPQNSFLDAVIDRRTGIPITLALVYLEIARRIGFGMVGVNMPGHFLIRPDRQDMEIYVDAFHRGEILFNEDCEERQRQIYGFVVLLPVQFQPIGARQFLARMLTNLKFAYWRRSAWQEALAAVERLLLLFPNTPVEWRDRGILYYRLGRTGEARHDLENYLKVASIEEAARIRALLDELE; the protein is encoded by the coding sequence ATGAACCTCCCGCCCGCCCGTCAACGGTTTTACGAAATTTTGCAGCAGCCGGAATCGCAGATCGATCTGGCCGAGGCTGCTCTTTACATTGCTCAGGAGGCCCGTCCGGACCTCGATGTCGAGGAGTACCTCAACGCCCTCCAGACGATGGCCGAGGAGGTGCGCGAGCGGGTACAGGACGAGCGCTATCCCCTGCGCATCCTCCAGGGCATCAACCGCTACCTCTACGAGGATCTGGGTTTTTGTGGCGACGAGCAGAACTACTACGATCCGCAGAACAGCTTTTTAGATGCGGTGATCGATCGGCGCACCGGTATTCCGATCACCCTGGCGCTGGTCTACCTCGAGATCGCCCGCCGCATCGGCTTTGGGATGGTGGGCGTCAACATGCCTGGCCACTTTCTTATCCGCCCCGACCGGCAGGATATGGAGATCTATGTCGATGCCTTTCACCGGGGAGAGATTCTTTTTAACGAGGACTGCGAGGAGCGCCAGCGCCAGATCTACGGCTTCGTCGTTCTGCTCCCCGTGCAGTTTCAGCCCATCGGTGCCCGCCAGTTTCTCGCCCGGATGCTCACCAACCTCAAATTTGCCTACTGGCGGCGCAGCGCCTGGCAGGAAGCGCTTGCAGCAGTCGAGCGCCTGCTTTTGCTGTTTCCGAATACGCCCGTCGAGTGGCGCGACCGGGGCATTCTCTACTACCGCCTGGGACGCACCGGCGAAGCGCGGCACGATCTGGAAAATTATCTCAAAGTCGCTTCGATCGAGGAGGCTGCCCGAATTCGGGCCTTGCTCGACGAGCTGGAGTGA
- a CDS encoding inositol monophosphatase family protein, protein MERFLDIACAAARAAGSVLVDYRDSLATIDEKTPGNLVTDADRAAEAVILATLKRHYPDHGILAEESGLAGMEHSPFLWAVDPLDGTTNFAHRYPVFAVSVGLLIDGTPVVGAIFDPVADELFAAARGVGAFCNGRPLTVSTIATLDRSLLATGFAYDRRETNDNNYAEFCQFTHLSQGVRRGGAAALDLAYVAAGRFDGFWERGLSPWDMAAGVVLVQEAGGTVSAYDGSPFDLRSGRILASNGHLHRAMSEQLGRVQPLPITFPL, encoded by the coding sequence ATGGAGCGGTTTTTAGATATTGCCTGTGCGGCAGCGCGGGCGGCGGGATCGGTGCTCGTAGATTACCGCGACAGCCTCGCGACCATCGACGAGAAGACGCCGGGAAACCTTGTCACCGACGCCGACCGGGCAGCGGAGGCGGTGATCCTCGCCACCCTCAAGCGCCACTACCCCGATCACGGCATCCTGGCCGAGGAGTCGGGCCTCGCCGGGATGGAGCACAGTCCCTTTCTCTGGGCGGTCGATCCGCTCGACGGCACCACCAACTTTGCCCACCGCTATCCGGTATTCGCCGTCTCCGTGGGTTTGTTGATCGATGGCACGCCCGTGGTCGGGGCCATCTTCGATCCGGTCGCGGATGAACTTTTTGCCGCTGCCCGTGGAGTGGGAGCCTTCTGCAACGGTCGGCCCCTCACCGTTTCGACGATCGCGACACTCGATCGCAGCCTGCTTGCCACCGGCTTTGCCTACGACCGCCGCGAGACAAACGACAACAACTACGCCGAATTTTGCCAGTTCACCCACCTCAGCCAGGGGGTGCGCCGGGGGGGTGCCGCCGCCCTCGATCTGGCCTACGTTGCCGCTGGCCGCTTCGACGGCTTCTGGGAGCGGGGGCTGTCGCCCTGGGACATGGCCGCCGGGGTGGTACTGGTGCAGGAGGCGGGCGGAACGGTGAGCGCCTACGACGGCAGTCCCTTCGACCTGCGCTCTGGGCGAATCCTGGCGAGCAACGGCCACCTGCACCGGGCGATGAGCGAACAACTCGGGCGGGTGCAGCCGCTGCCGATTACTTTTCCGCTCTAG
- the frr gene encoding ribosome recycling factor, whose amino-acid sequence MRKAIEATSHNFATVRTGRASTALLDRITVEYYGSPTPLKTLATITTPDASTVLIQPYDPSSIRLIEKAILESDLSLPPSNDGKAIRLNIPPLTAERRKELVKVLARLAEEGRVAVRNIRREAIEEVRREEKDAKISEDESRRLQDEVQKLTDKSIQQIEKLLEAKEKEVTTV is encoded by the coding sequence ATGCGCAAGGCGATCGAGGCGACTTCGCACAACTTCGCTACGGTCCGCACCGGTCGCGCCTCCACTGCCCTGCTCGATCGGATCACCGTCGAGTACTACGGCAGCCCGACACCCCTCAAGACCCTGGCGACGATCACAACCCCCGACGCCTCGACGGTGCTCATCCAGCCCTACGATCCCAGCTCGATCCGGCTCATCGAAAAGGCGATCCTCGAATCGGATCTGAGTTTGCCGCCGAGCAACGACGGCAAGGCGATCCGGCTCAACATTCCGCCCCTCACCGCCGAGCGGCGCAAGGAACTGGTCAAGGTGCTCGCTCGCCTGGCGGAGGAAGGCCGGGTGGCGGTGCGCAACATCCGCCGCGAAGCGATCGAAGAAGTGCGCCGCGAAGAAAAGGACGCCAAAATCTCCGAAGACGAGTCGCGCCGCCTCCAGGATGAAGTGCAGAAGCTCACCGACAAATCGATCCAGCAGATCGAGAAGTTGCTCGAAGCAAAAGAAAAAGAAGTAACGACGGTCTGA